From Brassica oleracea var. oleracea cultivar TO1000 chromosome C3, BOL, whole genome shotgun sequence, a single genomic window includes:
- the LOC106328429 gene encoding probable inositol transporter 2, translated as MEGGIHGGADKSAFRECFSLTWKNPYVLRLAFSAGIGGLLFGYDTGVISGALLYIKEDFKTVDRETWLQEMIVSMAVAGAIVGAAIGGWANDKFGRRSAILMADFLFLIGAIVMAVAPNPSLIVVGRVFVGLGVGMASMTAPLYISEASPAKIRGALVSTNGFLITGGQFVSYLINLAFTDVKGTWRWMLGIAGVPALLQFILMFTLPESPRWLYRKGREEEAKAIMRRIYSAEDVEHEIRALKDSVESEILEEGSSEKINMIKLCKTKTVRRGLIAGVGLQVFQQFVGINTVMYYSPTIFQLAGFASNRTAILLSLVTAGLNAFGSIISIYLIDRAGRKKLLIISLLGVIVSLGLLTGVFYEVTTHAPAVSFLETQRFNNVTCPDYNSSLKAQTWDCMTCLKASSPSCGFCSSPSGKEHPGACWVSNDSVKDLCHNENRLWYTRGCPSNFGWFALLGLGLYIIFFSPGMGTVPWIVNSEIYPLRFRGICGGIAATANWISNLIVAQSFLSLTEAIGTSWTFLMFGVISVIALLFVVVCVPETKGMPMEEIEKMLEGRSLHFKFWKKRSQPVEKGNQTA; from the exons ATGGAAGGAGGAATACATGGAGGAGCAGATAAATCAGCTTTCAGAGAATGTTTTTCTCTAACATGGAAGAACCCTTATGTTCTTCGTCTTGCTTTCTCCGCAGGAATCGGTGGTCTTCTCTTTGGCTACGATACCG GAGTTATATCAGGAGCTCTGCTTTATATCAAAGAAGATTTCAAGACTGTTGACCGAGAAACTTGGTTACAG GAAATGATAGTGAGCATGGCGGTTGCTGGAGCCATCGTTGGAGCCGCCATCGGAGGTTGGGCCAATGACAAATTCGGGAGGAGAAGCGCCATTCTCATGGCGGATTTCCTCTTCCTAATAGGAGCTATCGTTATGGCTGTTGCTCCTAACCCGTCCCTCATTGTCGTTGGTCGTGTTTTTGTGGGCCTTGGGGTCGGTATGGCCTCGATGACTGCCCCGCTCTACATCTCAGAAGCATCTCCAGCTAAGATCAGAGGAGCTTTGGTCAGTACCAATGGGTTTCTCATCACCGGAGGACAATTCGTGTCTTACCTCATTAACTTAGCCTTCACCGAT GTGAAGGGAACATGGAGGTGGATGCTTGGAATCGCGGGAGTTCCAGCTCTTTTGCAGTTCATCTTAATGTTTACACTCCCTGAATCGCCTCGCTGGTTATACCGCAAG GGAAGAGAAGAAGAGGCTAAAGCAATCATGAGAAGAATATACTCAGCAGAAGATGTAGAACACGAGATTAGAGCACTAAAAGATTCAGTTGAATCAGAGATACTAGAAGAAGGATCTTCAGAGAAAATCAACATGATCAAACTATGCAAAACCAAAACGGTTAGACGAGGACTAATAGCTGGTGTTGGTCTCCAAGTGTTTCAACAGTTCGTTGGTATCAACACTGTTATGTATTATAGTCCAACCATTTTCCAGCTGGCCGGTTTTGCCTCAAACAGAACAGCTATTCTCTTGTCTCTAGTTACTGCAGGACTTAACGCATTTGGTTCCATCATTAGCATTTACCTCATCGATAGAGCCGGAAGGAAAAAGCTTTTGATCATTAGTCTTTTAGGAGTCATTGTCTCTCTTGGATTACTAACTGGTGTTTTCTATGAAGTGACTACTCATGCTCCTGCGGTTAGCTTCCTCGAGACACAAAGGTTCAATAACGTTACTTGTCCGGATTACAACTCATCTTTGAAAGCACAAACTTGGGATTGTATGACTTGTTTGAAAGCTTCTTCTCCTTCTTGTGGGTTTTGTTCATCTCCCAGTGGAAAG GAACATCCTGGGGCTTGTTGGGTCTCTAATGATTCTGTTAAGGACTTATGTCATAATGAAAACCGTCTTTGGTACACAAGAGGATGTCCTAGTAATTTTGGTTGGTTTGCTCTTCTTGGATTGGGACTTTATATCATTTTCTTCTCTCCGGGGATGGGGACTGTTCCATGGATAGTTAACTCAGAGATTTATCCATTGAGATTCAGAGGAATCTGTGGAGGAATAGCTGCAACTGCAAATTGGATATCGAATTTAATCGTGGCTCAATCGTTTCTTTCCCTGACTGAAGCTATTGGGACTTCTTGGACTTTTCTCATGTTTGGAGTGATCTCAGTCATTGCTCTTCTCTTTGTTGTGGTGTGTGTTCCGGAGACAAAAGGAATGCCAATGGAGGAGATTGAGAAGATGCTTGAGGGAAGATCTCTTCATTTCAAGTTCTGGAAGAAAAGATCACAGCCCGTTGAGAAAGGAAACCAAACTGCATAA
- the LOC106331419 gene encoding elongation factor 1-delta 1 produces MAAFPNLNSDSGLKKLDEHLLTRSYITGYQASKDDITVFTALAKPPSSQYVNASRWYNHIDALLRISGVSAEGSGVVVEGSAPVAEEAVATPPAADSKDAADEEDDDDVDLFGEETEEEKKAAEERAASVKASTKKKESGKSSVLIDIKPWDDETDMKKLEEAVRSIQMEGLFWGASKLVPVGYGIKKLQIMCTIVDDLVSVDTMIEEQLTVEPINEFVQSCDIVAFNKI; encoded by the exons ATGGCTGCTTTCCCAAACCTTAACTCCGATTCTGGATTGAAGAAGCTCGATGAGCATCTCCTCACTCGCAGTTACATCACTGG GTACCAGGCTTCGAAGGATGACATCACTGTCTTTACTGCTCTTGCCAAGCCCCCATCTTCACAGTATGTCAACGCTTCTCGTTGGTACAACCACATCGATGCCCTCCTGAGGATCTC TGGTGTCTCTGCTGAAGGAAGCGGTGTCGTTGTTGAGGGATCAGCCCCAGTCGCTGAAGAGGCTGTTGCTACTCCACCAGCAGCTGATTCTAAA GATGCTGCTGATGAGGAAGATGATGATGATGTTGACCTCTTCGGAGAAGAGACTGAAGAGGAGAAGAAAGCTGCCGAAGAGAGAGCTGCTTCCGTGAAGGCGTCTACAAAGAAGAAGGAAT CTGGAAAGTCATCAGTTTTGATTGACATCAAGCCATGGGATGATGAGACTGACATGAAGAAGCTTGAGGAAGCTGTGAGATCCATCCAGATGGAAGGATTATTCTGGGGAGCGTCAAAGCTCGTCCCAGTCGGTTATGGTATCAAGAAGTTGCAGATTATGTGCACAATTGTTGATGACCTTGTGTCTGTTGACACCATGATTGAAGAGCAGCTCACTGTCGAACCCATCAATGAGTTCGTCCAGAGCTGTGACATTGTTGCCTTCAACAAAATCT GA
- the LOC106329131 gene encoding proline-, glutamic acid- and leucine-rich protein 1: MASFERFDDMCDLRLKPKILRNLLSEYVPNEKQPLVDFQSLAKVVSTIATHKLLSESPSSSADQKKLQAKPAVDDWVERLLALVSSDMPDKCWVGVVLIGVTCRECSSDRFFSSYSVWFNCLLSHIKNPESSRIVLVASCTSVSDLLTRLSRFTNTKKEAVSHASKVVLPIIKLLEEDSSEALWESIVHLLSTIVILFPAAFHNSYDKVEAIIASKIFSAKTSSNMLKKFAHFLALLPKANKGDAGSWSLMMQKLLIAINVHLNNFFQGLEDETVGKKAIQRLAPPGKDSPLPLGGQDGALDDASWNSEQLIVSRVSALMFCSSTMLTSSYKSKLNVPVASLLSLVERVLAVNGSLPRSMSPFMTGIQQELVCAELPTLHSSALELLRATIKCIRSQLLPYAASVVRVVSSYFKKCSLPELRIKLYSITKTLLKSMGVGMAMQLANEAVSNASVDLEGFDAVSSKTPSLTNAAVLKGGSKKRKHASNSGAEAENSAVEVGVPHNHLLKIAALEALETLLTIGGALGSNGWRERVDKLLMTTVTNACEGRWANAETYHHLPNKSSTDLVEFKLAALHAFLASLVSPSPVRPAFLAEGLELFQRGKCQAEMKVAEFCAHALMSLEVVIHPRALPLDGLPSLSSQFPGSNSLASQKHSALGLNKMDRIAGDGSVLSNLWLANVDVPANSEIQRSIDTTLPLPEAKRLKVGNDLVGSENVQQGDAPMEVPESTKESLGHVSDRDYDVVPKEVVSETQEGEGLAGKDSLMEEAAVGKKHESLGESDDDSIPSLKADDYLSSASDIES; encoded by the exons ATGGCGTCTTTTGAGCGTTTCGACGACATGTGCGACCTGAGACTGAAGCCCAAGATTCTCAGAAACCTTCTCTCTGAGTACGTTCCGAACGAGAAGCAGCCTCTCGTCGACTTTCAATCACTCGCCAAGGTCGTATCGACCATCGCCACCCACAAGCTGTTATCCGAGTCTCCGTCGTCTTCAGCTGACCAGAAGAAGCTTCAAGCCAAGCCAGCCGTTGATGATTGGGTCGAGAGGTTGTTGGCTCTGGTTTCTTCAGACATG CCAGATAAATGCTGGGTGGGTGTCGTTTTGATTGGAGTAACTTGCCGAGAGTGCAGCTCTGATCGTTTCTTTAGCTCATACTCTGTTTGGTTCAACTGTTTACTATCGCATATCAAG AATCCAGAAAGTTCTAGAATTGTTCTAGTGGCTTCATGTACTTCAGTCTCTGATCTCCTTACCAG GCTGTCTAGATTCACTAATACAAAGAAAGAAGCAGTTTCACACGCTTCGAAAGTAGTCCTGCCGATTATTAAACTATTGGAGGAGGATTCTTCGGAAGCACTATGG GAAAGCATTGTCCATCTGCTAAGTACAATTGTTATCTTGTTTCCTGCTGCCTTCCACAATAGTTATGACAAG GTTGAAGCCATTATTGCCTCCAAAATATTTTCTGCGAAAACCAGTTCTAATATGTTAAAG AAATTTGCTCACTTTCTAGCATTACTCCCAAAAGCTAATAAAGGCGATGCAGGCAGCTGGTCCTTGATGATGCAGAAGCTGTTGATAGCTATAAACGTGCATTTAAATAATTTTTTCCAAGGTTTAGAAGATG AAACAGTAGGGAAAAAAGCGATCCAAAGATTGGCTCCTCCTGGAAAAGACTCTCCTTTGCCTTTGGGAGGTCAAGATGGGGCTTTGGATGATGCATCGTGGAACTCTGAGCAGTTGATTGTTTCCAGAGTTTCTGCACTTATGTTCTGCAGCTCAACAATGCTAACTAGCTCTTACAAATCCAAG CTTAATGTTCCAGTTGCCTCATTATTATCCCTAGTAGAGCGAGTGCTGGCGGTGAACGGCTCTCTACCACGATCCATGTCACCTTTCATGACAGGGATCCAACAAGAATTGGTTTGTGCAGAGCTTCCTACTTTGCATTCTTCGGCTCTTGAACTCTTGCGCGCTACTATTAAGTGCATACGCAG CCAACTTTTACCATATGCTGCATCTGTGGTGAGAGTTGTTAGTAGTTACTTCAAGAAATGTTCATTGCCGGAACTGAGGATAAAGCTCTACTCAATCACTAAAACCTTGCTCAAATCCATGGGTGTAG GAATGGCAATGCAACTGGCAAATGAAGCTGTATCTAATGCCTCTGTGGATCTTGAAGGATTTGATGCCGTATCTAGCAAAACCCCATCGCTTACAAATGCTGCTGTTCTTAAGGGTGGCAGTAAAAAAAGGAAGCATGCATCTAATTCCGGAGCCGAGGCAGAGAACTCTGCTGTTGAAGTGGGCGTCCCTCACAATCACTTGTTGAAGATAGCAGCTCTTGAGGCACTAGAAACTCTTCTCACCATC GGTGGTGCATTGGGATCTAATGGCTGGAGAGAACGTGTTGATAAGCTTCTAATGACCACAGTAACAAATGCTTGTGAAGGGAGATGGGCCAATGCTGAAACCTACCATCATTTACCCAATAAGTCTTCAACTGATCTGGTTGAGTTTAAGCTTGCAGCACTCCATGCGTTTTTGGCATCTCTCGTTTCTCCATCACCAGTACGCCCTGCATTTTTAGCTGAAGGACTTGAGCTTTTCCAAAGAG GTAAGTGTCAGGCGGAGATGAAAGTTGCTGAGTTCTGTGCTCACGCTCTCATGTCTCTTGAAGTTGTCATACATCCGAGGGCACTTCCACTTGACGGTCTCCCATCACTGAGCAGCCAATTCCCTGGAAGCAATTCTCTGGCTAGCCAAAAACATAGCGCACTTGGTCTGAATAAGATGGACCGTATTGCTGGAGATGGCAGTGTTCTATCCAACTTATGGCTGGCAAACGTGGATGTTCCAGCTAACAGCGAGATTCAGAGAAGCATAGATACGACTCTACCTCTCCCAGAGGCCAAAAGATTGAAAGTTGGGAACGATTTGGTTGGATCAGAGAATGTTCAACAAGGTGATGCGCCTATGGAGGTTCCTGAATCAACTAAGGAATCTCTAGGGCATGTTTCAGACAGAGATTATGATGTGGTTCCCAAAGAAGTAGTGAGTGAGACTCAAGAGGGAGAGGGTTTAGCGGGTAAGGATAGTTTGATGGAGGAAGCAGCAGTTGGTAAGAAGCATGAGTCCTTGGGTGAATCTGATGATGATTCTATTCCAAGTCTTAAGGCGGATGATTATCTTTCTTCTGCTTCTGATATTGAATCTTAA
- the LOC106333531 gene encoding uncharacterized protein LOC106333531, with translation MADTQNTIFVFRPDQQNLAPKPLTPFSAVTPHRATASRARRLISTTTLEMIIEEDTAPEEDHPSTVAARDTLPVFPSTSCFLMANKQVSFMLYGSCKCP, from the coding sequence ATGGCTGATACCCAAAATACCATTTTCGTCTTCCGACCAGACCAGCAGAATCTGGCACCTAAACCTCTGACTCCATTCTCTGCCGTGACCCCTCACCGTGCTACGGCCTCACGAGCACGCCGCCTCATCTCTACCACAACCCTCGAAATGATTATTGAAGAAGATACCGCACCGGAAGAAGATCATCCTAGCACTGTCGCTGCGAGGGATACTCTTCCGGTATTTCCGTCGACCTCCTGTTTCTTGATGGCCAATAAACAAGTCTCTTTCATGTTATACGGAAGCTGCAAGTGCCCTTGA